The nucleotide window GACCTGCCGACACTCGCCGGAATCGCCATCGTCGTTGCCACGGGGCTCTACAGCCTGATGCGTGAACGCAAGAAACTGAACGAGGCCGGACCTGCCGCTACGGCCGACTTGCCTCGATGAGCGGCAGGTCTCGCCAAGGCTTGCCAACGTGCCGTCGCACGCCATAAAGCAGATCGTATGACAAATTCCCTCCCTTCGGCAGTGCCGGAGCGGCGCCCCACAATCGCGCTCCTTGTTGCCGTCTCCGCCGTCAATCCCCTGGCTCTCAATATCTACCTGCCGTCGATGCCGACGCTGGTGGATATCTTCGATACGACCGCCGGCATGGTGCAGCTGACGCTGTCGCTCTACCTGGCGGCCGTGGCGATCGCCCAGATCGGCATCGGCCCGCTCTCGGACCGGCACGGGCGGCGCCCGGTGCTGATGTGGGGCCTCGGCATCTTCATCGTCGGCAGCGTCGTCTGCGTACTGGCCGACACCATCGAGACGATGCTGATCGGCCGTGTGCTGCAGGCGGCCGGCGGTTGCGCGGGCATCGTGCTGGGGCGCGCCATCGTGCGCGACCTGTTCGACCGCAGCCAGGCGGCCAGCATGATCGGCTACGTCACGATGGGGCTGGCGGTGGCCCCGATGATCGGGCCGGCCATCGGCGGTGCGCTGGACGAGAATTTCGGCTGGGGCACCAGTTCCTACCTGATGGTGGTTCTCGGCATCATCGTCTTCATCTGGGCCTGGTTCGAACTGCACGAGACCAACCACAACCGCGCCGCCGCCGGCGGCGGATTGCGCGGGCTGGTGCGCA belongs to Stappia indica and includes:
- a CDS encoding multidrug effflux MFS transporter, giving the protein MTNSLPSAVPERRPTIALLVAVSAVNPLALNIYLPSMPTLVDIFDTTAGMVQLTLSLYLAAVAIAQIGIGPLSDRHGRRPVLMWGLGIFIVGSVVCVLADTIETMLIGRVLQAAGGCAGIVLGRAIVRDLFDRSQAASMIGYVTMGLAVAPMIGPAIGGALDENFGWGTSSYLMVVLGIIVFIWAWFELHETNHNRAAAGGGLRGLVRSYGVLARSPLFVSYALTSAFTSAVFFSFLGGAPFIAAKLMNMTPSTYGLYFMMVAAGYIVGNWTSGRFSARIGIGRMINGGNIILSLAVIAIAVAFGMGHVHPMSLFGPMFVVGVGNGMSLPNAIAGAVSVRPDLAGAASGFTGSMQIGAGAITSALVGWLLTGVLWPGTIWPLVLVMAVSCCVAVASGVAARLLEAAE